Part of the Chanos chanos chromosome 5, fChaCha1.1, whole genome shotgun sequence genome, ATTGATCCCGCCCCCTTCCAGCTGGTGGAACGCACTTCTTTACATAAAGTGAGATCATCATCTCTATTCTTACAGTTAAAACTTAGATTCATGTCACGTAATTGAGTGATGGGTGGCACattgggtagcgctgtcgcctcacagcaagaaggtctcgggtttgattcctggccaggtggtcagtttgcatgttctccccatgtctgcatgggtaccctcccacagtccaaagacatgcaggttaggtgaactggagatgctaaattgtgtctgggtatgagtgtgtgtgtctgtcctgtggtggactggtgacctgtccagggtgtttccctgccttttgccccaTGAGGCCTGAGAtaggctccaacaccccccgcgaccctaattaggataagcggcttagataatgagtgagtgagtaattaAGTGATGTGAGAGAGTGTACTCATCTTCATACAGACAATATCTAAATATAAGCGGCATCTGTATGTAATGCACTTCTATTcagtttaattatttaattcaTGTTAAGATACTTGTAGTTTTGTTGAAAGAGTATGAAGTGTTGAAACTTTATGACGGATTGGGAAATTTGATGTGAAACAGATAAAGCTGATACCAAAGCAATGTCGATTTATTCAGTTCCACGGCAGTAGATAAGGCAGCAGTGAGTTTCCCAATCCTAAACAGCACGTAACCCTTTTTTGTGCCCTTCATAGACCCATACCATCTTCTCACTGCTGGGTCTGGACCACGCATATGTGACCAGCACTGGACGGCTCGTAGGAGTCGTCTCTTTGAAGGAGGTTTGTGCTCCCACATAAAGTTATTTACAACGCCAAAGAACAAAACTGTGGTCAAACTATTTGGCTCTTCAGTAGTGTAGAAATACTGTTAATCTACTGGAATAAATTGGATTTGTCCAACTGAAGGAGACCCCTGTTCTTAGACTTGTCGATGTTTTCCATCTGGTTTTAGCTGCGGAAAGCCATTGAAGGCTCTGTGACTGTAACAGGGGTGAAAGTGCGCCCACCACTGGCTAGTTTCCGTGACAGCGGCACTAGCACCAGTGTCTCTGAGGTTACAGAGCTCCACAAGCTTTGGAGTCGCCATAGGAGCCTGTCATTACCCCGGGAACCTAAACTACCCGACCTCGAGGACCAAATCGAGCGTCCATCGGAGGGCAGCCCCATTAACATTACAGACTGCACAGAACTTTCCAGTCAGAACAGCCCCTTACACACAGATGACCAATCAGAGCTGCTGTATGACGGTGAAGGCAGCCTGTCTGAAAAAGAGCCCCAGTCAGAGCTTCTTTGTGACTGTGACCCCGCCCACCCTGTAGAGGACTATTTTGAACCAccaaatgaactctctctcacccaaaaTGAGGAGCTCCAATGTGAAGCCAGTCCCTCAGACACAGACGAGCCAACTGAATGATCACACAGGGTGAATGATAATCCAAGTCCCTTCATACACACCAACTGTGATTCATAACCGTCTGAGTGAAAAGGGGTGGAAGAGGAAGACTGATCAGTTGTGGAAGACATTACCCACCCTATACAAATTATAACTCCATGAGGTGTAGCTGTGTCCGAACATTTTTAGATGTATGCGTATGTATATCACAGCCTGAATGTCATTGAGTGACTGCACAAGTATCATATAATCTGCGCAAGAGTTGTGTGAACGCGTGACATCTTGTGatggattgtgtgtgcgtgtgtgtttgtgacatgtAAGCGTGTCATTGTATTGTGAAAgtaagagggtgtgtgtgtgtgtgtgtgtgtgactcagctGCACCTTGCCCACGCACCCATCTGGTGCTGACACTTTTAATCTAAATAAGATTGTCTCTGAGAGCAAAAACTACAATTTCTCTCTAAATATAGCCTCTAATAAccctcagagaaagagaaacggggtgggaggggaaaggagacagagagggagggtgaaagaacaagagagaagcgtagaggacagaaagaaaaactgaatgaCGCAAAGAGGGATGGAGAAGAGGGACAAAAACCAAggatgaaaaagaggagagtcAGGAGAGGCATTTAAAAAAGGGGTAAGGTTTGTAAATGCTAAAGCTCTGTTACACTCAATCACATAGAGAGACCTCTGTCTTAAAAAGAccagtgatagagagagaggtcacaaaGCACATTGTAATTACCATACAAATAACACGCACAGCCAGATTGAAAACTGATTTGTCAGCCATTAGGAGACCACATGCTTTTCCTATCTCATCAAAGTGGTTTATGGACTTTTAACGCAGGGAGGTGTCGGCGTcacatattttgtattttatcacCCATGACAGAGCCGACGCACAAATCCAGACGTGCCATGCATGTGCAGCTACGTGTTATAGTCAGTGTGTAGCGCATCTCTCTGtcatatgtttaaatgtgtgattTCCAACCTTTATGAACTCTCAGTGTGTGCATTTCGCAAAGGAGAAAATGGAACTGACAGGTTAAAGAACTTCTTAATTTCTTAAACGCATGTAAACACCCAGAGGCACTTTTGCATGTTACAGTAGGTTTCAGTCTGGTGGACCCAAGAGTAGAGTCCCTTTGGATAACACACTGTGCCATGCCACAAGCACACCTCAAAAAACCAGACAGTATCAGTTCATCAGAGAGGATGATCATTTTTAACTGACAATAATCGTAAGTTAGCTCTGGTAAGTGCTCTTTATGTATGCACTGCGGAAGATTACAGaggtgtgaaaatgaaaaaaaaaaaaaaaaagctcattctCGCCtaaatgaatgtgaatattgACAGAACGATGTTGAAGAGCCATGCTTTTGTTAGCAAGACTTTACATAGCTAAGCTTTAGAGTTGCACGTATTCATGTGAAACAGAGGGTCACAGAACATATCCCACAAGTGTGCACTGCAGGCTTTGCCCAACAACCACAAGAGTACCACTGAGATATTCAGAAACAGAGTAGATTTCTTTGTAGAGTAGAGAATGTACTGAAGTTTCTAGACCGTGTTAGCATCACAGTTAAGCCCTGACGGTACCAGTCTGTGTATAAATCATATTAAACTCCTCATTAGAGGGAACTAATGGTAAATGTGCAGTCATAAAAGTAGGCCATACCTCAGCGCAGTTCATTGtatgaggagaaaagaaagtaaTTCATCTTGAATTCATTTCTTCAACACATATCTTATAAGCTTTTATTGGAGCCATCTTTAaaatctatgtatctatcttcAAAGctttttgtaattattattttttgtttgtttgtttgtttaattttgacaGGGAAAAACGATtctgcaataataataataatcaatgTTTGTCTTATTCTGGGAATAATGTTTGCCGAATAAGATTATCTTATGGAATGTTGAGGTCTATTTTAGCAGCGCAATGGCTGTGCgaaatattaaataattataCACAAATGGGCAGGATTCCTGCTAAGACACACATAAGCCTATCAGCGTGACATCTAATTAGGTGATTGTGCATTCCGGACTGATTTAAGAGGGAACTGATAAATGGCAGCATGGTGCCAAGTTTAAGAACAGCACAGATAAGCTATGCCCtgttcgattttttttttctttttcttttttttccaattgaACCGCATTGTGTATTTTACGACCATGCCACACGTTTGCTCTGTGAGAGTAGAGGTCGCGGGCTTGATTTAAATAGATCAAAGCAAGTTGAGACGCAAGTACTACATCACATTACTCGGTAAACATGGTCAGACCTTTTTTTCAGGGTGCTGCCTTTGAAAAGAGGGATGGCACTTGTTTTGACACACGTTTACACCCGTCAGGTGCTTCCGTGTCTTACCTCTGGCATAAATTCAAACTGTACAGAAATTTCACATTGCTGCTACAACTTAGATTTTGGGAAACAAATAGGCGACTAAAGATTAGGGTCTAATAACTTTCGACTGATTCGACTCAGGAAAACTATTCGGTAGTTTGCTAGTAgggggaagaaaagaggagattGTATGAATGATGGAAGATTTGCAGTTCATGAGATTAATATTTACTCATCTGCTTAACTGATACTGAACTGATGCTCAATTTTCAAATGTATCGGAggaatacacatacacaacgcctgttttgctctgtttaaatcaagcccATTGTGTATAGTTTGCCTGCTGCATATTCAATTTAGAACTAAGCAATAAGTCTGCCACCCATCTCCCGAGCCGCTTTTTGTAGGTCCCATTGcatatacattatattatatatatgaaaatatgaatattgatTAAATGTACCATTCAATGCCTTGTATATAAGAAAATATGCACATCGAATTAACAGTTACCATTATTTTTCAGAGAACATGAGATTGTTTTGTACATCGGCAAATGATTAAATTTCAACTTGTAAATTTCCATTTTTGCTCCACTGAATATCTGTTTAATTACTTCTGTCATCCACTACACATGAAAACAATCACAGCTTTGAACAAAATGATGTATTCTAGTTAAGGTTAGGATACCGGATATGGTCATAattgcttttttcatttattgtaaTGGAGACATAGAAATGAAGTCTTTTAGTACAAGACCATACATTTTACGATATCTGAAGCACAACCCATGACAACTGTATTTcttcaaagacaaagacactcAGGACACTCATTACTTTAATGCAATCATGACTTTAAACATCTTCAGTCTTCAAATGCTCTTTTTATACAAaggataaaatataaaacagacagcCAGATTTCCAGATTGACAGTTGAACATTCTTACTTTTGGACACATTGACACTTAGATCAGAGATGAGAGGCCAGCAAAGAAGGGATGGTCTACATGTACCAATGATCTTTAATAGACATGTGTATGTAAAGTCAAACTTCTAATGACAGGTTTTTATACTGACAGAATTCTCCTTTGACCTCTAAAGAAATTCCAAGGTCACAAGCTCTCCAACAATAAATGGAGACGTTGCCTCTTAAACTTGCATTAAGTAACATCAGCTTGTCCGACGCCCAACCGAAACTTGCCCGAAAAAGCCTATTACTATAAAAGGTTCAGGAGCTGTGTTTGTCAGTTCCTGTCCTGGAGGCCCACTTTGGGGGAAAGGATATGTTTgtactgacacacctgattccctAACCCACTAACCCATACATGACCTAGCTTGATTTGTTGAATAAGACGTGTAAATGCTGAGAATAAAAGTGAGTACCCAAGAGAGAGTGTTCTAGAAGACTTCAAACGACTGGACAGGGTCAACTGTACGTTAATTATAGACCAAACATTGCCTCAGTCACAGGCCAAAGAAGAGTTACTAGCATACAACAGAAACTGATCCAGTTCTTTTACATCTGTTCAAATGGGCAAGGAATTGGTTTTGTACTTAAAACGTATTCATCAAGAGGCCTACCAGAGTCAATGACAACGgataggagagagaaagaggaacatgACAGAACAACTTCGTCTGGTTGCTTGGATTACATCACACAGTGATCATAGTAACAGAATGGGCACGTTCCACTCATAGCCACAAACAATGCTTCATCAAAGCAGAAAGCCTCTTAATGCTCAGCTCAAACTGAGACCAAGcagagaaacatacaaacaattGAGGCATGAcatttgaaacaaaacacattttcatctttttttttttttcctcctaggGACACTCACCCTCGAGCTATATACaatgattcctttttttttttttttttgtttctttttttttcttcgaaaATGATTTTGCATTGTTTGAAATCAACACAATGGGAACAGTGTAGAATTTTTCACAGAAAAGTTTCTGGTCATTAGAGGATGAAACAGTACTGACTTTTCATTGGTTACTGCCTAATCATCATTGTTTGGGATAGTTAGTCATTTGAGTAGCAGTAAATATCATCCAGGCTTCATTTCCCTTATCACAGAGTCTGCCATAGAAAACATTAGAGAGCAGTACAGATGTTAGACTCATCTGCTCCCTCAGCAGTGTGAGGACACACTCACtctagttttctctctttgacctcTACTCACATTAGCAGagaacacactgaaatgtgaagaaaatgagagagaccaagagagaaaagaagaaatgaacagaggagagaatgcatagaaagagaaaaagggaataagatgaaaggagaggagaaatctTCAGTTTCAGAATTTAAATCAAGAGAGtgaagacaggaagagagagagagagagagagacagggagaagaaagagagagagcaaaggagagagcagaacaTCATTGTTttgacctctctctttcttcaagCTCATCCTCCTCAAAGGACACTACTCCAGAAGTGTCTGAGATGCTTCTACAGCGACTGTACCAGCGGATGACCTCCTGAAAGACATTatcttctccttcctctgcctccccaccctcctcctcctcaggcGAAAGGCCGGACTCAGAGTAGGATGTGGAGTAGTAGCAGGAGTCCCTGCCACTCCACAGATGTCTCCGGCTGGACTTGTGAGCCACACAGATGCTCCTGTCAGACTCTGGCGCTTCTTCAGTCTCCTGCACAGGCCCCTCAAACGCTGCTTGGTCGTCTTGGCTACTCAGTGATGGACAAGGCTCCTGCAGGCAGTTCTGGTCAGAGCCCGTGTGGCTGAGTGGTCCAACAGTGCCCTGGACGTCTGCGCTGTCAATCTCAGCCTGGCACGGCATTTGGCATGCCTGATTGGATAATGCGGCGTCTGAGGGAGGAGCAAAGAGTAAGAACAcctagagacagagaaaatacagaggacagaaatcagacaaaaagagagaaagggagagaacgagggaaggaggaaagagatgacaaagaaaaagacagagacagaaaaaagggtggcacagaaaacaagaaaaagacagaggagggtaaaagaaaggacaaaacgacaagggggggaaaaaagacaaaaaccttCTCTGATCACTAGAGAATTTAATTAGTGGGTAGAATAAAACTCTACAGACGAACAAAGGAATCGGCGCCCTTTAAGGAGTAgtgcatgacacacacacatgtgaaactatgcatgtgtgtgcacataaaTATATACCTGAAGTCTGGGTTGAGATAGTCAATTCATTTTCAGGTGGTAGATCCTCCTCCTGTGACTTTTCCTCCAAGTCTTCCTCATCCACAGACGTCCATGCACGGAGCTTAGCTTCAGCTATGGCAAACTGCTCTGCCACACCTGTTGGTTAGcgacaacaataaaaaagaccAAACGCCAAGCAAATTACTATGTGCACGTTGCCAGATACAAAACATGAAGCGACTTTGCATTGGAAGTGAGGGTGCTCTTTGAATCATGATGTGCTGCAGGATCATTTCAATGCTGCGGGTGTTAAAAAGCACAgcgtgagagagtgaaaagagagagagaggaagaattacTTTGTCACCTTAGGTCACCCTGAGCAAACAGCCAGTTTACTGCAGCAAATACAGCGATGTTATGGAATGACGTCAGCTAAGCGCAGCACGCAACAATATGGCTGCTAAACCAgaggacaatgagagagagagagagagagaccactggACATGGAAAGAAATAAAGTGAGGACGAGTGAGGAGAGGAATGGAAAGGAAAGCAGTGTTGTGAGTCAAAGGGAAGGGGAAGATAAGGTATAGGCGAACGCTGAGAGGATACAGGAGTGAGTGACATGCAGGAGCAGCGGGTGGAACTCACAGTAACAGAGTAATCTAATTGAACACCATCTGTTTGACCATCAGTAGTCATTCCATCAGCCAGGCAACACAAGGGAAGGGAGGGGTTTAGAGCTGACTGACACATAAGAAGGAGCAAGGAGGCAGGGTCAAATGGCAAAAAGATGTTTTAAGTCCAGGTGGAAGGTGCAAATCCACtactcttgaaaaaaaaaacacctcaacaTGACCTGAGTAAGAAATTAATGTAACTTGACAATAactttaaaaatttaaaaccaaaatgtCACGAAACTTTCGGCCATGACATTTCTGTAAGTGACGTATTTCAGATTAGCGTACGTCAGTCAGCTTTCGAGAACATTAACCCAATCCCATTTTCTGTAAGATGA contains:
- the fam131aa gene encoding protein FAM131A yields the protein MLLTALPQLNLKVDDPVDMLPKSRKALSIQEIAALARSSFNGISQVVKDHVTKPTAMAQGRVAHLIEWKGWSKPLDPPSATLQSHFNSYSHLSEGEQEARFAAGVAEQFAIAEAKLRAWTSVDEEDLEEKSQEEDLPPENELTISTQTSDAALSNQACQMPCQAEIDSADVQGTVGPLSHTGSDQNCLQEPCPSLSSQDDQAAFEGPVQETEEAPESDRSICVAHKSSRRHLWSGRDSCYYSTSYSESGLSPEEEEGGEAEEGEDNVFQEVIRWYSRCRSISDTSGVVSFEEDELEERERSKQ